CTGGATCAGTCATGTTTTCGGCTTTCTTTCATAAACTCTTTTGTAGACTGTTATGGGAAGAGCTGAACTGTAGGTGAATTCCTATGTGGTTGGAGGAGCAGATCTgccaaaatcaaaaataaatcagtTATCTAATGAATGCTTTCATTAATTCTCACACTTAAATCATGGTGTTTATGTTTATCAATCTATCGAAATGTAAAgttattcaatttattttgaaacaaatgtACATATTCTAAGTATTATATCTTTCTAGACTTTCTTTTGTTTGacagataaatatataaacacaaaaggCAAGTTATATGCTGAGGAAAACACTTGTCAGAGGCATTAACCAGCACACGCATCTGTCAAAGTGCAACAGAGCAAGATGTGGTAAACGCTTATGCTTTCTTATTTTAAGTGCTTatgaatataaaacattttcatgtttCGGACAACTTGAACATGTACATTTCCCACAGCAGATTGGCTACCGATCGCTATCTGCTGATAATTGCTTCTAATGATTGGATCGGTGATCTCTCAATTTGCCAATCTCAGAAACCAATCTCATGTAAAAGATGTGCGTCTGCTGTGAAGGGTATGGCATGACATGCAGCAGTGCAGTCTCAATCTGggtttttttatacatttgattaatttgtaCAATTTATGTATGATTTCttgttctactgtagttttttttttttccccctactgtttgtaattagtttcttattcttattttatcTGACTGTTTACACATCTTCAGTGAGTTTGAGTTGAGTATATCTGTTCAGGGAAAACCGATCAAGGAAAACCTGCATCTAGAGCACCTCCTAGTGAccattatataaaacaaaaaggaaCTTACCCTTCATGATATTGCTTAAATAAcgtaaaaatatacaaaagctTAAGAGTAAGTATTCTGATAAGAGTTTTGCAACATAATGATGGAAAAAATTATAGTTTTCATCAGGCGCTAAGTTGTTGACTAGCTATGCAGGTGCAAGGTCCACTTTTTTAAGCAGCAATGGAGGCAAAACAGATCCAAAAGAAATTTAGGCTTAATTGGAttcattttttgtattaattgttTGTAAGTAATTGTTGACACTGTTCTCAAACTAAAAATCAAATTACGTTATTATTGAAATAcctaaaatgtgtgtgtgcttgtaaaATGTCTTCTTCAGCCAGATGAAATGCGGTACCCTTGCTTCTGTGCACATGAGCAGGATTTTACCGCCTGCACCTCATTTTGATCCAGAAAAACCCGTTTACAatcatacaaacaaacaacaagaaAGTCACTCAGGTCTTAATGAATTCAACAGTAGTTCCTCACATCGTTTAAAATAAGGGACACTCATATCTGTGCTGTACTGCTTAGCTTATCTATGTACAATTTAATtccaaaaaataattaattcttCACCAGTCGTGTAGTAATAACTTAGGAGATGGGTTTGTGAATTTATTACAATATGTCTTCTACATGCATAATAAATCTCATCAACCTCTCTCTGTGATGCAGGAGCGACCAGCCGCTGAGGATTCTGCTGGGTCTTAACGCCTTCCGCAAACGTTCGCaaaccaaacaatatttgtCCAAAAATCTATTATTTTCAATTTAGAGTTTTTATTCGTGTTGTTTGGGTGGCCGTGCGGTGTATGCCTGCGTATACGGGACAATTCTGTAATAATTCGGAATGGTTGGCAACCCTACTGCTAGtctaaatgtttatttcagttagcagACACCACAAAAGACGCACCAATAGAGCTGTACCGTATTAAAACAACACAGAAATGACcctgtaaattatgttttaataagctgtatttttataattgtataaataGACGAATTATCTCACCTCAGAAGACTCAAAGCTGTGTTATATGGGGCTAGCGGTAACTACTTTTCCTTTCTagttttcattttcttcttcttctacgGCGGATTGCATACTTAGTGCATTACtgccacctatctctcaaatggaccattgatACTCTGATTTGCCTAGTAGTGTGGTACCCACAgaaagtgtttgcagttttatgcACATCCATGAATTcctgattttatatatatatatatatatatatatatatgttataaaaCTTTTTCTATGAACAATCTGAGCAATTTTAAAACGGGAAGATCAAGTACAGGGGCCGTCTCCATAGCAACTCCTCCTAATACAAACAGAGGAGCTGGCGGAGAGCAGACGCGATTCCCGTTTCTCTTCTGTTTCCTGTGTTTCCAGGTAAAATCATTTAAGTGTTTGTACAAATAACATAACATGAGTTGAAACTAAGTGTATATTGTGCTATAGTTGAAAGACATTTTGGAAATCCGACGCGTTATTTATGAAAAGTGTCGTGAAGATAGTGATGTAAATAATTCtgtgaaccttttttttttttttttaaagttatttgctTATGTAATCCGAGAATAGTGACAGTTAACGGCAGACTGTACAGCTGTTATTGTTAAGTTAATGTTACATTTGACTGTTTTATACGGTGTGGAATATTTATGCTTAATCTTAATGAGAACGAGACAGTATGAAGCAATTTAAGGAGACACAATGAAATAAGATttcaaatgctttatttttcatgtttaaacaagaaatgtttattaaatactGCATATTGatgtaacaaaaacacaaacagagGAGCTGGCAGAGAGCAGATGCGATTCCCGTTTCTCTGCTTTGTTTCCTGTGTTTACAGTGTTCACAGTAATCTGTCCACTGGTCTCTGGAGGTGGGACCTGCAACACTAACAACCCACATTCAATCACTCTTGAGTCTTGTACCCGTTTAGAGTCTTCATAGAGCTTCATCCAGCACTGCGGTTCAGCTCCTCCATCCACCCTCGGCCCTCTCGGCAGGATTTAGATTAcataaaaaatttttaaaaacgtaCTTATATTCCAGGGGTGGTGAATGTcggtcctggagagccacagCCCTGCTGAGTTTtgcttcaaccctaatcaaacacacctgaacaatcTAGAGTTCGAGTTAGAGTTAGAGTTATACTTTAATTGTCCTTTACAGGAAATTTGTCTTGGACTCAAAGCTGTAGCAATACACAACGAccacacaaaacaacaacaacactttgttaattaaaataccATCACAATTACTGcaatttactatttaaaattctAATAGATACAGGTATAAAAGAGTTCTTATAGCGATTACTTCTACATAATGGAACTCTATAATGCTTCCCTGATGGCAGTAATTGATATGTTGAAAATAGAACATGGCTTGAGTCACTTACTATTGCTTGCGCGTTCTTAAAAACCAACGACTCATAAAAGGACTGAAGTGATGTACATCTCTTACACCTATGACTTTCATAGCAACTTTGACAAGACGTACAAGCTGCGATTTTGATTGAACTGAAAGATTGCCATACCAAGCCTGCATTCCATAATTGAATAAATTTCCCAAAAACTGCTTggtaaaacaacatgattttCTGACTTACTCTGACCAACCTAAGTCTTCTTGAAAAATATAGTCTTTGCTGGAATCTTGAGCAGAGATAATCAATGTTGGCTTTCCAAGTCAATGAACGGTCAATGACCTGACCACCCCAAGATACTTGAATGTATCCACTTGTTCAGTAGTGTTACCTTGAATAATTACTGGACTGTAATCACCTAAACTTTTTGGGTCCACTATCATTTCCTTAGTTTTTCCAACATTGACAATAAGGTGATTTACATTACACCACCGCACAAAGTTCCTAATTTCAGACTCATAATCTGTCATGTCCTGATTCTTTCCTAAAAGACTTGGTATTACAGTGTCATCagagtatttaataatatagttgTTCTTATTTACTAAagcaataatttttatttaaagtgaacAGAATGGGAGAGCATACGCAACCTTGAGGGGCACCTATACTAATTGATGTAACATCAGATAGTGTATTAAAacaataagccccaagaagccgtggtttacagtgaatttataaggGCTGTTATAaataagggataatcaacggttagctgtgcattaaacgatttgaatgcacgacgtggaggcgaagaaccttcacgtgcctccgcgaagtgcattcaaatcgtttaattcacagctagccgttgattatcccgtttatgccatggtcatttgccagcattcacatattaaagatgttaataatatttgtgctaCAATATTTGAccagaacgataaaaatgacggttattttcatctgtattactattcaactgtaactgtatgttactatggttaccaatgtttataggaagcgcattaaaggggtggtttactgctttttttctttgcttgattgtgtttatggggtgcaatataacatgtcttcgtgtttcgtttgttaaaaaacgccttatttttcatatatttcacctttattgtaagccgctttctcctctgtcatttgaacgaccggttgacttcctgattctctgaaaccactccctcagaaacaggcgatgggctcagattggttagttgggccggtgtgatGTGATTGGCTAAAATGCGTACTGCAcgttgtccggaaacttcacgcccattaccttcacgggcgacagtcgcatgtgctctggtcaaatgtaaataatggtgtcaatattgccgtatcagttttagccagaatcagacccagaaagcagtaatgaagagagtcaagcagaacttccgcaagcacggctcttacaaacgtttctgaatggaagtttgctgttgtgattacatatcaatatttgaagtttgtacacgtttgtcttatacacacaaaatagcattgaactaactggctactataaccaaacagcgttggcttgtgtttacgttcttgatcaaatcgaaaaactacgtcataaagtatacatggaaaatacatttacaaaattagtacataattacaaattcgggcccaaaatgtttgtacgcgtttgtcatagacacacgaaatagcatttaactaactggctactaaagccagcgttggcatttgtttacgtccttgataaaactaaaacattacgtctgaaattatacatgcaaatacatttaaaatgattaaatcttacttacaggttgtggcccaacaactgctgcctctggttttaaagttggaactgctccatgttttagtaatagtttctgtgtgaatccggcattgaactcgtgtagattctggaagctgtcttccgtaaaatgcgcagcacagagagctaaattaggattgtaattgtcaggaacataatcaaacataaattttaaccattgttgacgaactacagcatctttaggaagcccgaacacagaagacctgacagctgtgtgaaaataacaccgtttcgacggcatgaaTACAActcttttttgcatgttccggagggaggggtttgatgggttttttacgtatgcaacccgggaagtatctcgttgtagtcccataggagtcgtttttgtaggcattaaacttcctgatttttaaaagaggatatctccgcttacattgaactttcagcgcagcaactttgcagatactgttcatgcaccaacagcaacattacacaccatttaaaatgaaaaaagtgaaatcgcagtaaaccacccctttaatatagaacgtgattaaactgacctggaactacctgtgcggttcaacgaatttaatcaacacctgccagccaatcagaatccagtattcagacagaccatggcataaattcactgtaaactaCGGCTTCATGgggtttatttcttttataaaaTGGTTATTCCATATACTTAgtaaggtttcacaaaataaaacagagcaaatgagtgtaatgatattaataaaaacagtattcttccaccaaacaatgtagttcctcagaaacagttgtggttggaACCTATGAACAAAGCAACacacaaagtaaacaaaggtgtaGGTTTGTAGTGTAATTTACAACGGCTACGAAcgtggctcaaccaatcagaatcaaggaccggaactaaacattttataatgtttacttTAACACAATGGCTGcatccgaaatcgcatactacttGTGTAGGTACTTCATTTGAATTCGAACATACTACTCGACCGTTAAAAAAAGtacgttctatatagtatgaatgaggGTAGTATGAATGGAATTCGGACGTACTACATCCGCCATGTTGATGTTGTCACGTGTCATGCGTCTTCACAACAGCGCGAAAATTTAAAGAGCTCACTTTAAAGCCGCGTTGTGGCTTTCCGCCATTTTTCGAATATGACGCTGCCTCTCCcgcggcctcatgggatagtaaagtgtccatcgttTGCTTACTACAGAATTCGGGCGGAAGCAGTAGGTCATCTGGGTACTTCTCGCCTACTGtttttcgaatactatgaattcggacatactactcgccttgcatactgtttttcgcatactatatagtagggaagtatgcgatttcggacgcacccATTGAGTATGATTTGTTAAGAAGGAAAAAAAGCCACTTAATAATGAAAGGATTAACGTCAAGTTTTACAAGCTTGTCCAAGAGTAACTCTGGCTGAAGCGTGTtaaaaactgaactaaaatcCACAAAAAGTCTTatcaagctaatcaaggtctgaagGGTTACTAAgaagctacaggcaggtgagtttttaTTAGGATAGGAGCTggactctgcagggctgcggctctcCTGGACTGGAGTTCGCCACCCCTGTTATATTCGCTTGTGCAAACCAGTACTTCCAAAATATTGTAACATAAATGGTATTATATTTCTACCTGGATTTAATAAATTCTTAATTGTAAACTCACCCATATTCTGTAATACGTTCTTTAATTTCTTTCCACAGTACATTATAACATGTTCAACTGTTTCATTAACGCCATATACCTCACATAGACTTGTTGGATGTTTGCTTATTAAATGCACTGTAGCTACTGTTCAACCTTGTATGCCCCAATCGTACCCTTGTAATTATGTTCTCCGCAGTTCTGCTCCAACCTGATACTCTTCCCTTACCCACTGCTGACTGTATTTCAGCTACTACTTTTTAGGCTGAAAGAAGATGGTGTGATGCTGTATATTTATATAGGTGAGgttaattatgaaaaaaaatgtgttaaaatgattAATGCCTGGCTCAAACCTGTACGTCATCTTACACTGCATGCAGTTGCTTAGTGAGAAACATCAACTAAACAACAATACAACACATATTTGGTACTAAAAAGGagcataaaatgttaaatattttgcctaattaaatgaaattgaaggcagatttctggtagccaatgttgatatttgaaatcaccaaaacaaacacgcccctgccccaaaagggtctcgcccctattttgatagctctgCCCCACacaacgattagttctgtgaaacaaagcaaaccAATTGCACTGTGTCTACACTGAAGCGACACGACACGACAAAgttttgtgtgaaactcttaccacactgatcacacgtgtacggcttctctccagtgtggatatTCATGTGGTCTTTAAGGTTTCCTTTATGTACAAAAGTtttcccacactgatcacatgtatgtagcttctctccagtgtggaatCTCATGTGTTTGTTAAGGTTACCTTTACACGACAAAGCCCCGACAGAAAACTGCTCccgcgttctatttatgacatgctgacacaaatttcaaatgattttcaacggttgctttgtcgcgtccagtgtagacagacttcaGCTGTTGCGGTGCATCCGGTGTACGGTGTACGGTGTTACCAGGGCCAGCGCCAAGGAGGGGGACATTCACGGGCTGATAAACGAGTTACTGTGCCCCCCACTTTCCATCCTGTCCCCTCCTTGCTGAATGTAATCGATTTCGAAAGCGAAAGTGAAACCGATAAAGCAGCACACATAAGAAAGTGATTGCACGCTTTAGCGAGTGTCAGCAACTGCACGCGATCACAGATTGCACGCTTCCCACCCGAAACCCCCTCCCCTCCACAAACACAACGTGATTTGTGCCCCCCCCCTAGAAATTCAATTGCCCCCCTGATGGAGGTGCCCTGGCGCTGGCTCTGGGTGTTACTCGCCaatcgagaagaaacaaagcaacctcggcgtCCGATCGCAGGCCTTCCGCTCCTTCAGTTCTCACCAGCGCTGaaaagctgatccgatatttacacgggtcctacttcttgccttatcgttccgcagacgttttcctcttttgtttttttatccgccatctctatctttctgtcatCGTTCGGCTCGGCTAATGTCCGTCCTCCTGTGCACTGCGGGCTCTCTCCTCCATGCTACTAATGCTACTAATAGTACTATTAAAAATCTTGACATTAACTGGCTTTCTATTAGGCCTAATGCATTGCAAATGAATCACAACTGTCTGTGGTCTCCCAGTGGCCACATAATTGGCATTTAGTGTCAAGAGAttcatttatacacacacacacacacacacgataaCATGTATACCTTCATctctgaaaacatttttgtcttAAATTTTATAATGAACTCTGACAAGCTCGCAAGCCTCAGCGTTCTCAAGAGTGCCGGCCACAGCGCTCACAAGGGGAACTAAGTAACGATAGTTTGTAGATGAATATTTTAGCCTCCTATGTGTTGTGAAATGTccttttatatttgtgtttcagTTCTGAGCAAAGTTGGTGCATTGATGACTTCTGGAGGAGGATAATTCAGTTTACTCAAAAGGGATTTTCACTCTTGAAATTGTTAACCCTGGGTCATCCTAAACCCCAGATAAGCGGAATCCTGGGTTATCTGTAATCACGTTTCACACTGCTCATAGTATGCCTGGGGTTAACTGTTAACCCTGTGTATTCATTAACAGACGTGGGAGCGCAAGCTACTGCGCTTTGGAAAGAAGGAGAAAGCGGCGCACTTAGCGTTTTAAACGCATTTTTAGGCGCGTCATGTGATCGGCTTCATGACGCACAAAggcaagaaaacaaagacaaaagtacaaaagaaagaaaacagggagcaaagtatgtgaatattatctTCTCACCGGCTGCTGTTTACACGACACGCGTTTCCTGTTACTGACGTGACATGAGCCTCGCTGctcaatttctgattggctgtctgttGCCAAGCATCCAGCAGCAACAAGCAAACACCGCTCCGTTTCACACCGAACAAACTTAGCACCACAATATGGGGTTTACACCACAAATGCGGTGCtaaccctgctccggagcagggtttCATAATCCCAGGTAAAATGCGGCGCTAACACTTTCAAATTACAGGTGTGAAACGTGTCTTTACCCGGGGTTAAAAGCGGTGTTTAGAATGACGATAACCCGGGGTTACGCGCAGTGTGAAAAGTCTTATAGTATATTAAacagacattttcaaaaactgaaGTGATttccttgttttatttattaattagaaAGTGTGTAACTCAACATTTTAACAAACTCAACAAGCCGATTAATCAATAAAGATGCTGATTAATCTccaaaataatgaaacaaataGTTGattaatcattctaataatctctgattaatcgattatcaaaataattacTTGATGCAGCCCTACCTAGCACCTGGAACTACAGGATCAGAACTTCAACTAATTACTATAATTTCAGACACGCAGACATGTAATTTATGACAGATTAGAGAAGATAATTGAGTGAATCTCTTCCCACATGAATGACAGTGAtgtggcttctctccagtgtggatcctctcatgtatTTGCAGATGTGTTGACCgattgaatctcttgtcacagtgtgaacacttgtaaggtgtTTCTGTAGTGTGAACTGTCTGGTGCTGTTTCACTCCATTGTGGGTTTTCTTGTGTTTGTAAAGGGTTACTCTTCGTATGAAACTCtgcccacactgatcacatgtgtacggcttctctccagtgtggatatTCATGTGGTCTTTAAGGTTTCCTTTATCTAAGAAAcccttcccgcactgatcacatgtgtgtagcttctctccagtgtggattttcATATGTTGGTTAAGGTGTCTTTTTTGTCTGAAATTCTTCCCACAGTGTTCACATGTGTACGGCTTCTCTCTACTGTGGGTTTTCTTGTGTGCAATAAGGGTTCCTCTTTGTGTGAAACTCgtcccacactgatcacatgtgtatgGCTTCTCTCTACTGTGGGTTTTCATGTGTTCATAAAGGGTTCCTCTTTGTGTGAAACTCctcccacactgatcacatgcgtatggcttctctccagtgtggatcctcatgtgatCATTCAGGCCTTCTTTTCGTTTGAAACTCCtcccacattgatcacatgtgtacggcttctctccagtgtggatcctcatgtggtCATTCAGGCCTTCTTTTCGtttgaaactcttcccacactgagcacaggtatATGGCTTTTCTTCACTGTGGGTTTTCATGTGTTCATAAAGGGTTCCTCTTTGTGTGAAACTCctcccacactgatcacatgtgtacggcttctctccagtgtggatcctcatgtgttCATTAAGTGTTCCCTTTTCTgcgaaactcttcccacattgatcacatgtgtgtgGCTTCTTCCCAGTGTGTCTTCTCATGTGTTTGGCAAGGTTTCCTTTATGTGCAAAACTCCtgccacactgatcacatgagtacggcttctctccagtgtggatatTCATGTGGTCTTTAAGGTTTCCTTTTTCTAAGAAACCcttcccacactgatcacatgtgtgtagcttctctccagtgtggattttcATATGTTTGTTAAGGTTTCTTTTTTGTCTGAAATTCTTCCCACAGTGATCACATGTGtgcggcttctctccagtgtggctATCCATGTGCCGATTAAGCATTTCTTTTAGTCTGAAGCTCttcccacattgatcacatgtgtacggcttctctccagtgtggatcctctcatgtatTTTCAGATAATCAGACCgtttgaatctcttgtcacagtgtgaacacttgtaaggtgtTTCTGTAGTGTGAACTGTCTGGTGCACTTTCAGTGCACCATATGTAAAAAAAGTCTTCCCACACTTAGAGCAAGCATGATCCTTCACACCGCTGTGTCTTTTCTGGTGTATCTTTAATGCAACCATCTGactaaaactctttccacataaaTAACATATGTAAGGCTTCTCCTTCGTATGAGCTTTCAGGCGGTTCTTTACAAATGTTCTACTGCTTTGGTCACACTTTTCTGGTCTCTCTCTAGAATGAGTAAGcagatgttttttaaaaacatcacattttctgaaactctttccgcactgatcacatgtatatggcttctctccagtgtggatcctcatgtgcACATTAAGGGCTCCTTTTTGTGTGtaactcttcccacactgatcacatgtgtacggcttctctccagtgtggatcattATGTGTTCGTTAAGAGTTTGTTTAAgtctgaaactcttcccacactgataGCATGTGtgcggcttctctccagtgtggatcctcatgtgtaCATTAAGGGCTGATTTTTgtctgaaactcttcccacactgatcacatgtgtatggcttctctccagtatggATTTTTAGGTGTGCATCAAGGTATTCTTTTCGTGTGAAACTCTTACCACACTGATCACACGtgtacggcttctctccagtgtggatatTCATGTGGTCTTTAAGGTTTCCTTTATGTACAAAAGTtttcccacactgatcacatgtatgtagcttctctccagtgtggaatCTCATGTGTTTGTTAAGGTTACCTTTTTGTGTGAAATTCTTCCCACAGTGATCACACGTGTACGGCTTCTCTCCATTGTGGATATTCATGTGTTGATTAAGCATTTGTTTTAgtctgaaactcttcccacattgatcacatgtatacggcttctctccagtgtggatcctctcgtgTATTCTCAGATATTCTGACCgtttgaatctcttgtcacagtgtgaacacttgtaaggtgtTTCTGTAGTGTGAACTGTCTGGTGCACTTTCATTGCATCATACGTAAAAAACGTCTTCCCACACTTAGAGCAAGCATGATCCTTCACACCGCCGTGTCTTTTCTGGTGTATCTTTAATGCACCCATCTGactaaaactctttccacataaaTAACATACGTAAGGCTTGTCCTTCGTATGAACTTTCAGGCGGTCCTTCAGGAAATGTGgcctaaaaaatgttttactgctGTGGTGACAGCTTTCTAGTCTCTCTCTAGAATGAGTAAGCAGATGTTTTTTAAAACCACCACATTttctgaaactcttcccacactgatcacatgtgtgcggcttctctccagtgtggatccgcATGTGTTCGTTATGGGTTTGCTTAagtctgaaactctttccacactgatcacatgtgtgcggcttctctccagtgtggatcctcatgtgtaCATCAAGGGCTCGTTTTTgtctgaaactcttcccacactgatcacatgtgtacggcttctctccagtatggGTTTTTAGGTGTGCATCAAGGTATCCTTTTTGtgagaaactcttcccacactgatcacatgtgtatggcttctctccagtgtgggtTTTTAGGTGTGCATCAAGATATCCTTTTTGtgagaaactcttcccacaccgatcacatgtgtacggcttctctccagtgtggattttcatgtgttttgtaaggtatttttttactgtgaaagtcttttcacactgatcacatgtgtacagCTTCCCTTCTAGATGACATTTTATGTGAATATCGAGATTTTGGTTGCATGAGAgactcttttcacactgaggccATATTTTGTCACTTCTTGTCAATGAGTATCTCCAGGATGTTTCTTCAGTTTTGATATGATGATTCTCCCCACCTTTAATCAGTTCTTCAATCTCCTTGTTCTCTTCTATCAAgtctaaaattaaagtaaaaatgtttaataaataaaaaaggttttcagaaactttaaaaaaaaaaaagtgaaaggaaaaggaaaaggaCATGAGAAACTTGAGAAATCGGTAGAAAGTATAAACATTTTGATGCATTCATTTGAATTGGGTACATTTATTATCcgaatactatttttaaaacattacaggCTTTGTAGTGAGAAGTATTCATAAATGTTTAGTCAGTACAAGACCAAACATGGTGAGccagatttaaataaatataaaaatgaacttGTTCAGATAATATTTCGtcatataaaatttatatattttataatatttattggtCGTTTTAAGCAGGTCAAAAGGAGTGCCTCATACAGCCTTAAGTACCATAGACAAACTCCAGTATGGAACAGACTGTAAGACTGTATATTGGTAAGCCACCCTCTCAAACGTGAATCTCAAGAATGATCTGTGATGGAACTACAGTATTTGAATATGAAATGAGCCTGAGGCTGCCATCCTTCTTTGGAATGAAGTAGTATCGACTGTAAAAGCTCAAATTGCTGCGTCTTGTGTGGGCTCTCTCCACAGCACCCTTTACTAGCAGGGTTTGGACTTCAGTTCCGAGGACATGGACATCGTTGTCCAAAAGTGTAAACCATGCCCCGAAGC
The sequence above is a segment of the Onychostoma macrolepis isolate SWU-2019 chromosome 22, ASM1243209v1, whole genome shotgun sequence genome. Coding sequences within it:
- the LOC131530905 gene encoding zinc finger protein 721-like isoform X1, producing the protein MTDPEPCGIKQEDTEQQIDLIEENKEIEELIKGGENHHIKTEETSWRYSLTRSDKIWPQCEKSLSCNQNLDIHIKCHLEGKLYTCDQCEKTFTVKKYLTKHMKIHTGEKPYTCDRCGKSFSQKGYLDAHLKTHTGEKPYTCDQCGKSFSQKGYLDAHLKTHTGEKPYTCDQCGKSFRQKRALDVHMRIHTGEKPHTCDQCGKSFRLKQTHNEHMRIHTGEKPHTCDQCGKSFRKCGGFKKHLLTHSRERLESCHHSSKTFFRPHFLKDRLKVHTKDKPYVCYLCGKSFSQMGALKIHQKRHGGVKDHACSKCGKTFFTYDAMKVHQTVHTTETPYKCSHCDKRFKRSEYLRIHERIHTGEKPYTCDQCGKSFRLKQMLNQHMNIHNGEKPYTCDHCGKNFTQKGNLNKHMRFHTGEKLHTCDQCGKTFVHKGNLKDHMNIHTGEKPYTCDQCGKSFTRKEYLDAHLKIHTGEKPYTCDQCGKSFRQKSALNVHMRIHTGEKPHTCYQCGKSFRLKQTLNEHIMIHTGEKPYTCDQCGKSYTQKGALNVHMRIHTGEKPYTCDQCGKSFRKCDVFKKHLLTHSRERPEKCDQSSRTFVKNRLKAHTKEKPYICYLCGKSFSQMVALKIHQKRHSGVKDHACSKCGKTFFTYGALKVHQTVHTTETPYKCSHCDKRFKRSDYLKIHERIHTGEKPYTCDQCGKSFRLKEMLNRHMDSHTGEKPHTCDHCGKNFRQKRNLNKHMKIHTGEKLHTCDQCGKGFLEKGNLKDHMNIHTGEKPYSCDQCGRSFAHKGNLAKHMRRHTGKKPHTCDQCGKSFAEKGTLNEHMRIHTGEKPYTCDQCGRSFTQRGTLYEHMKTHSEEKPYTCAQCGKSFKRKEGLNDHMRIHTGEKPYTCDQCGRSFKRKEGLNDHMRIHTGEKPYACDQCGRSFTQRGTLYEHMKTHSREKPYTCDQCGTSFTQRGTLIAHKKTHSREKPYTCEHCGKNFRQKRHLNQHMKIHTGEKLHTCDQCGKGFLDKGNLKDHMNIHTGEKPYTCDQCGQSFIRRVTLYKHKKTHNGVKQHQTVHTTETPYKCSHCDKRFNRSTHLQIHERIHTGEKPHHCHSCGKRFTQLSSLICHKLHVCVSEIIVIS